A window of Metabacillus sp. B2-18 contains these coding sequences:
- a CDS encoding L-fucose isomerase has protein sequence MSNKNNRYYGQLPKIGIRPTIDGRRNGVRESLEEVTMNLAKSVAKLITENVSYYNGEQVECVIADTCIGGVAEAAQAAEKFAREGVGVSITVTPCWCYGTETMDTDPSIPKAVWGFNGTNRPGAVYLAAVLAAHNQKGIPAFGIYGKDVQDVGDTEIPEDVQEKLLRFTKAGLTVAMMKGKSYLSMGSVSMGIAGSMIDESFFQDYLGMRNEYIDMTEFVRRFDKEIYDKEEYDLALNWVKENCKMGEDNNKDTHKRTDEEKEKDLETSVKMTLIARDLMVGNPKLEEIGYGEEAMGHNAIAAGFQGQRQWTDHFPNGDFMEAILNSSFDWNGVRAPYIVATENDSLNGVTMLLGYLLTNTAQVFADVRTYWSPDAVKRVTGHEVEGKSKNGFIHLINSGPAALDGTGKQRKDGKPVLKPFWEITEQEVKDCLDATLLRPASTEYFRGGGYSTDFLTEGEMPVTIARINLVKGLGPVLQIAEGYTVELPESVHDTLDLRTDPTWPTTWFVPNLTGEGVFKDVYSVMNNWGANHCSMSYGHIGADLITIASMLRIPVNMHNVSEEKIFRPSAWGMFGTTDAEASDYRACTNFGPLYR, from the coding sequence ATGAGTAACAAAAACAATAGATACTATGGTCAATTACCTAAAATCGGTATTCGTCCGACAATTGATGGAAGACGTAATGGGGTAAGAGAATCACTTGAAGAGGTAACAATGAACTTAGCTAAATCAGTTGCTAAATTAATTACTGAAAATGTATCATATTATAATGGAGAACAAGTTGAATGTGTTATTGCAGATACTTGTATTGGAGGGGTTGCAGAAGCTGCTCAAGCTGCTGAAAAATTTGCTAGAGAAGGAGTAGGTGTTTCTATAACGGTAACACCGTGTTGGTGCTATGGCACAGAAACAATGGATACAGATCCTTCTATTCCTAAGGCAGTTTGGGGCTTTAACGGTACGAATCGCCCGGGAGCAGTATATTTAGCTGCTGTTCTAGCTGCTCACAATCAAAAAGGTATACCTGCTTTTGGAATATATGGTAAAGATGTCCAAGATGTTGGAGATACAGAAATTCCTGAAGATGTTCAAGAAAAGTTATTGCGTTTCACAAAAGCAGGTTTAACAGTAGCAATGATGAAAGGCAAATCTTATCTATCTATGGGTTCAGTTTCAATGGGGATTGCTGGTAGTATGATTGACGAAAGCTTTTTCCAAGACTATTTAGGAATGAGAAATGAATATATTGATATGACTGAATTTGTTAGAAGATTTGATAAAGAGATTTATGATAAAGAAGAATATGACTTGGCATTAAATTGGGTAAAAGAGAACTGTAAAATGGGAGAAGATAATAATAAAGATACCCACAAGAGAACTGATGAAGAAAAGGAAAAAGATTTAGAAACTAGTGTGAAAATGACGTTGATTGCCAGGGATCTAATGGTTGGTAATCCAAAGCTTGAGGAAATCGGTTACGGTGAAGAAGCAATGGGGCATAATGCAATTGCTGCAGGATTCCAAGGGCAACGTCAATGGACTGATCATTTTCCAAATGGAGATTTTATGGAAGCAATCTTAAATTCATCATTTGATTGGAATGGAGTTAGAGCTCCGTATATTGTAGCTACCGAAAACGATAGTTTAAACGGTGTAACTATGCTTTTAGGTTATTTACTAACAAATACTGCACAGGTATTTGCTGATGTTAGAACTTATTGGAGTCCTGATGCTGTAAAACGCGTTACAGGTCATGAAGTAGAGGGTAAATCAAAGAATGGGTTTATCCATTTAATTAACTCAGGTCCAGCAGCTCTTGATGGTACTGGAAAACAAAGAAAAGACGGTAAGCCTGTTCTGAAACCATTCTGGGAAATAACAGAGCAAGAAGTTAAAGACTGTCTTGACGCTACATTGTTGAGACCTGCCTCTACTGAATATTTCAGAGGCGGTGGATATTCAACGGATTTCTTAACAGAAGGAGAGATGCCAGTAACAATTGCAAGAATAAATTTAGTTAAGGGGCTTGGGCCGGTTCTTCAAATTGCAGAAGGCTATACTGTTGAGTTACCAGAAAGTGTTCATGATACGCTTGATTTACGTACAGATCCAACATGGCCGACAACCTGGTTTGTACCTAACCTAACTGGAGAAGGTGTATTTAAGGATGTATATTCGGTAATGAACAATTGGGGAGCAAACCACTGTTCTATGAGTTACGGTCATATAGGTGCAGATTTAATAACCATCGCTTCAATGTTAAGAATTCCAGTTAATATGCATAATGTTTCTGAGGAAAAGATTTTTAGACCAAGTGCATGGGGTATGTTTGGTACAACGGATGCAGAAGCTTCAGATTATCGTGCATGTACTAATTTTGGACCATTATATCGATAA
- a CDS encoding rhamnulokinase has protein sequence MGKVWAFDLGASNGRLMLGSFNGEKINLEEIHRFPNSPVHINTHYYWDILRIFQEMKNGITKSVKMGHKDVMSMGVDTWGVDFGLLSPTGELIGNPYSYRDEHFQDGMEEMLEEISKSELFSRTGVEPAPINTICQLYTIQKKKPDLLKGAISLLFTPNLISYFFSGVKKNEFTITSTSQLYSYKQKKWDTEMLDKLNIPVDILGDITPSGTILGPTLEEINKELQIDPVQVINIAGHDTACALAALPINKKNTAFMSCGTWVLVGIQVEQPVVSEDALAWGFTNEGTLEGHYRLQKNNMGLWLIQQCHKVWEREGHGISYEEQNLLVNEAKPLQHFINPDDQTFFNPKNMVTAIQDYCINSGQTPPETKGEILRCILENLAFKYQWVLEKLEILTNTSLEEIHMGGGGIQNHLLCQFIANATDRTVHAGPVEASAIGNALSQWIALGEIKDIQEAREIVQRSFSTKTYYPQNQINLSEAYNRFLKLI, from the coding sequence ATGGGCAAAGTATGGGCTTTTGATTTAGGTGCATCCAATGGGCGATTAATGTTGGGAAGTTTTAATGGCGAAAAGATAAACTTGGAAGAAATTCATCGTTTTCCTAACTCCCCAGTACATATAAATACTCATTATTATTGGGATATTCTAAGAATCTTTCAAGAAATGAAAAATGGAATAACCAAAAGTGTCAAAATGGGACATAAGGATGTTATGAGTATGGGGGTTGATACATGGGGGGTTGATTTTGGGTTGTTATCTCCCACTGGAGAATTGATAGGAAATCCATATTCTTATCGTGACGAACATTTTCAAGACGGAATGGAAGAAATGCTTGAAGAAATTTCCAAAAGTGAACTGTTTTCGAGAACTGGTGTAGAGCCTGCTCCAATAAATACAATTTGTCAGCTTTATACAATACAAAAGAAAAAACCTGACCTTTTAAAAGGTGCAATAAGTCTCCTATTTACTCCAAATTTAATAAGTTACTTTTTTTCAGGAGTAAAGAAAAATGAATTTACCATTACATCTACGAGCCAGTTGTATAGTTATAAACAAAAAAAATGGGACACTGAAATGCTTGATAAATTAAATATCCCAGTAGATATTTTAGGAGATATTACACCATCAGGTACAATATTGGGACCTACACTTGAAGAAATTAATAAAGAACTTCAAATTGATCCTGTTCAGGTTATTAATATTGCAGGTCATGACACGGCTTGTGCACTTGCTGCTCTACCAATCAATAAGAAAAACACAGCTTTTATGAGCTGTGGAACATGGGTATTAGTAGGTATTCAAGTAGAACAACCAGTTGTATCTGAGGATGCTCTTGCCTGGGGCTTTACAAATGAGGGGACATTAGAAGGTCATTATCGACTACAAAAAAATAATATGGGTTTATGGCTAATACAACAATGTCATAAAGTTTGGGAAAGAGAAGGTCATGGGATTAGCTATGAAGAACAAAATTTATTAGTGAATGAGGCTAAGCCGTTACAACATTTTATTAATCCTGATGATCAAACCTTTTTTAACCCTAAAAATATGGTAACGGCTATACAAGATTATTGTATAAATTCGGGTCAAACACCACCTGAAACGAAAGGTGAAATACTTAGATGTATTTTAGAAAACTTAGCATTTAAGTATCAATGGGTTTTAGAAAAACTTGAAATTTTGACCAATACTTCTTTAGAAGAAATACATATGGGTGGGGGTGGAATACAGAACCACCTATTATGTCAATTTATTGCGAATGCAACTGATCGTACTGTACATGCTGGTCCAGTTGAAGCGAGTGCAATTGGAAACGCTTTATCGCAATGGATTGCTTTAGGAGAAATTAAGGATATTCAGGAAGCAAGAGAAATTGTCCAAAGATCATTCTCAACTAAAACGTATTACCCTCAAAATCAAATTAACTTAAGCGAGGCTTATAATCGATTTTTAAAATTAATCTAA
- a CDS encoding class II aldolase/adducin family protein, translating to MSGVKQQLKMYANKIVETALVVGAGGNLSMRDGEYMYISPSGFDLQEIDDTQWVKVDIKTGEVLGDLKPSSELLMHLECYRKRSDITAVLHAHPSYSVGVSSSGNDIPMLFPDAPAMIRNVSYLEYLIPTTEVLANAVGEVIPDTDVVVMRNHGVLTVGKTMKEAYFFMQIIEESAKVFTIASTVGSPRILTDIEVEDLRNLSSERYRSNLLKDAK from the coding sequence ATGTCAGGTGTTAAACAACAGTTAAAAATGTATGCAAATAAAATTGTGGAAACAGCCTTAGTTGTAGGTGCTGGTGGAAATCTAAGTATGAGAGATGGGGAGTATATGTATATTTCTCCTAGTGGATTTGATCTCCAAGAAATTGATGATACCCAATGGGTAAAAGTGGATATTAAAACAGGAGAGGTATTAGGAGATTTAAAGCCATCATCTGAGTTATTAATGCATTTAGAATGTTATCGGAAACGTTCTGATATAACTGCTGTGTTACACGCTCATCCGAGTTACTCAGTAGGTGTATCAAGCTCTGGTAATGATATTCCAATGCTTTTTCCGGATGCACCAGCAATGATACGAAATGTTTCTTATCTTGAATATCTCATTCCTACAACAGAGGTTTTAGCCAATGCAGTTGGAGAAGTTATTCCAGATACAGATGTTGTGGTAATGAGGAATCATGGAGTACTTACAGTCGGAAAAACGATGAAAGAGGCTTACTTCTTTATGCAAATTATCGAAGAATCAGCAAAGGTATTTACGATTGCCTCTACTGTTGGTTCACCACGTATTTTAACAGATATTGAAGTAGAAGATTTGCGTAATCTTTCATCAGAAAGATATCGTTCCAATCTATTAAAAGATGCCAAGTAA
- a CDS encoding Gfo/Idh/MocA family protein produces the protein MRIKWGILSTANIAIDAVIPAIKRSSNGGVHAIASSSGKARRTAEYLQIPKFFENYQEMLEDPEIDAVYIPLPNNMHYEWTIKAAKAKKHILCEKPAALSASQMEEMISTCKKNNVLFMEAFMYRFHEQHKKVKELVDDNVIGDIKIIRSSFSFNLLNKSDDIRLNPSLGGGSIYDVGCYCINSIRYILEKEPTHVTARGVLSSNGVDTSATMIMEFPNNVLATIDCSFEGTLRNEYEIVGTKGSISVPHAFRPDLNGHIGSVIVKNEYKSTEYLVSTDQYLAEVEHFSDCILNQISPSYTEENTLANMRVIDAVYQSLRKKELITL, from the coding sequence ATGAGGATAAAATGGGGAATTCTAAGTACGGCTAATATTGCAATAGATGCAGTTATTCCAGCAATAAAACGGTCTAGTAACGGGGGAGTTCATGCTATTGCTAGCAGTAGCGGTAAAGCAAGAAGAACAGCAGAGTATCTGCAAATACCGAAATTTTTTGAAAACTATCAAGAGATGTTAGAAGATCCTGAAATTGATGCAGTTTATATTCCACTTCCAAATAATATGCACTACGAATGGACGATTAAAGCGGCTAAAGCAAAAAAGCATATTCTTTGTGAAAAACCAGCAGCATTAAGTGCTAGTCAAATGGAAGAAATGATTTCTACTTGTAAAAAAAATAATGTTTTGTTTATGGAAGCTTTTATGTATCGCTTTCATGAACAGCATAAAAAAGTTAAGGAATTAGTCGATGATAATGTAATAGGGGATATAAAAATTATTCGTTCAAGTTTCTCTTTTAATTTATTAAATAAAAGTGATGACATTCGGTTAAATCCATCCCTTGGAGGCGGCTCAATTTATGATGTTGGGTGTTATTGTATAAATTCCATTCGGTACATTTTGGAGAAAGAACCGACTCATGTAACAGCTCGAGGTGTGCTAAGTTCAAATGGTGTTGATACATCAGCCACAATGATTATGGAGTTTCCTAATAATGTCTTGGCTACTATCGACTGCAGCTTCGAAGGAACGTTAAGGAATGAATACGAAATAGTTGGTACAAAAGGTAGTATTAGCGTACCTCATGCTTTTAGACCTGATTTAAATGGACATATTGGAAGTGTAATAGTAAAAAATGAATATAAAAGTACTGAATATCTTGTGAGTACAGATCAGTATTTGGCTGAGGTTGAGCATTTTTCGGATTGCATTTTAAATCAAATTAGTCCTTCTTATACTGAAGAGAATACTTTAGCAAATATGAGAGTTATAGATGCTGTCTATCAATCTCTTCGGAAAAAAGAATTAATTACTTTATAG
- a CDS encoding ABC transporter substrate-binding protein: MLLALTALAGCNSSSSGTQEGSSGSEGTNESAEGGSDKLYIPVISKGFQHQFWQAVKTGAEQAAEEFGAEITFEGPETEAQVDKQIEMLKAALDNQPSAIGFAALDSQASIPLLQQAQEKNIPIVAFDSGVDSEIPVSTASTDNKAASALAADKMAELIGEEGKVALIVHDQTSITGIDRRDGFVNQMEEKYPNIEIVDIQYGGGDHLKSTDLAKAILLAHPDVKGFYGANEGSAIGVVNAVKELGKDGEVVVIGFDSGKQQIEAIKDGTMAGAITQNPIGIGYETVKAAIQAAKGEEVEESIDTGFYWYDKENIDDEEIQAVLYE, translated from the coding sequence ATGTTGTTAGCACTAACAGCATTAGCGGGGTGTAATTCCTCATCATCAGGTACACAAGAGGGATCAAGTGGATCTGAAGGGACAAATGAATCTGCAGAAGGTGGAAGTGACAAACTTTATATTCCAGTTATCTCAAAGGGGTTCCAACATCAGTTCTGGCAAGCGGTAAAAACAGGAGCAGAACAAGCTGCTGAAGAATTTGGGGCGGAGATTACATTTGAGGGCCCTGAAACAGAAGCACAGGTAGATAAACAGATTGAAATGTTAAAAGCTGCACTTGATAATCAACCAAGTGCAATTGGATTTGCTGCACTTGATAGTCAGGCTTCCATTCCATTATTGCAACAAGCTCAAGAAAAGAATATTCCAATTGTTGCTTTTGACTCTGGTGTAGATAGTGAAATTCCAGTATCAACAGCCTCAACTGATAATAAAGCTGCTTCAGCTCTTGCTGCAGATAAAATGGCGGAGCTAATCGGTGAAGAAGGTAAAGTCGCATTAATTGTACATGATCAAACAAGTATTACAGGAATAGATCGTCGTGATGGCTTTGTAAATCAAATGGAAGAAAAATATCCGAATATTGAAATCGTTGATATTCAATACGGTGGTGGAGACCATTTAAAATCAACTGACCTTGCAAAAGCAATTTTACTTGCACATCCGGATGTAAAAGGTTTCTATGGGGCAAATGAAGGTTCAGCGATTGGTGTAGTTAATGCTGTAAAAGAGTTAGGCAAAGATGGAGAAGTTGTTGTAATTGGTTTCGACTCTGGAAAACAACAAATCGAAGCAATTAAAGATGGAACAATGGCGGGAGCTATCACGCAAAATCCAATCGGTATTGGTTATGAAACTGTAAAAGCCGCAATTCAAGCAGCTAAGGGAGAAGAAGTAGAAGAGTCAATCGACACGGGCTTCTACTGGTACGATAAAGAAAATATTGATGATGAAGAAATTCAGGCAGTGTTATACGAATAA
- a CDS encoding ABC transporter permease: MKAETTTNVPLKSKKLPIKSGMLQQLLAFASLILLVIIFSLASPNFLQFSNIVGILLSTAVIGILALGATFVIITGGIDLSVGTVMTLCSVMTGVFITMWGVPTLIGVIGGILTGAFCGFLCGLAISKMKIPPFIATLAMMMIAKGLALVISGTKPIYFTDSPGFSDISLGNIIPGFGIPNGVIIFFAVAIIGSLILSKTIIGRYNFALGSNEEATRLSGVNVDRWKIIIYTMAGVFTGIAGVLMASRLNSAQPALGMGYELEAIAAVVIGGTSLSGGKGTIVGTVIGALIMSVLTNGLRILSVPQEWQTVVVGFVIILAVYADILRRKKA, encoded by the coding sequence ATGAAGGCGGAAACAACGACAAATGTACCTTTAAAGAGTAAAAAACTACCTATTAAATCTGGAATGTTACAACAATTATTAGCATTTGCTAGTTTAATACTTTTGGTCATTATTTTTTCTTTAGCATCACCTAACTTTTTACAATTTTCAAATATTGTGGGAATACTTCTTTCTACAGCAGTTATTGGTATCCTTGCGTTAGGTGCAACGTTCGTTATTATTACCGGAGGAATTGATTTGTCAGTTGGTACGGTTATGACATTGTGTTCTGTAATGACAGGGGTCTTTATAACTATGTGGGGTGTACCAACTCTAATTGGGGTAATTGGGGGAATTCTTACAGGTGCATTCTGTGGATTTCTCTGTGGTCTAGCTATTTCCAAAATGAAAATACCACCTTTTATTGCAACATTAGCTATGATGATGATTGCTAAAGGTCTAGCTCTAGTAATCTCTGGAACAAAGCCGATCTACTTCACAGATTCTCCAGGTTTCTCTGATATTTCTCTAGGAAATATAATTCCTGGATTCGGAATTCCGAATGGTGTTATTATCTTTTTTGCTGTAGCCATCATTGGATCTTTAATCTTGAGTAAAACAATCATTGGAAGATATAACTTTGCTCTAGGCAGTAATGAAGAAGCTACTAGATTATCAGGTGTTAATGTTGATCGATGGAAAATCATTATTTATACAATGGCTGGTGTATTTACGGGGATTGCCGGCGTACTAATGGCCTCTCGATTAAATTCTGCACAGCCTGCGTTAGGGATGGGGTATGAATTAGAAGCAATTGCAGCAGTTGTAATTGGTGGAACCTCACTTAGTGGTGGTAAAGGAACGATTGTAGGTACAGTAATTGGAGCGCTAATCATGAGTGTTCTAACGAATGGCCTACGAATTTTATCAGTTCCACAAGAATGGCAAACTGTTGTTGTAGGATTTGTTATTATATTAGCGGTTTATGCAGATATCTTAAGAAGAAAGAAAGCATAA